One region of Triticum aestivum cultivar Chinese Spring chromosome 6B, IWGSC CS RefSeq v2.1, whole genome shotgun sequence genomic DNA includes:
- the LOC123138517 gene encoding uncharacterized protein isoform X2: MLQSGWSMPSPPGHLTRDWFSSDRIKSINYGTDFCVHFLCICEGKQAWIHWMMYTHQVHLAFIIASNLILSLLAWWRGRQHGDGGSPRSHPLVSRGEQQAATAPRAHVRGPAEVKPTVAPETLARIHGAV; the protein is encoded by the exons ATGCTCCAGAGTGGATGGTCGATGCCCTCCCCACCTGGCCACCTCACGCGTGACTG GTTTAGCTCTGACAGAATCAAGTCAATCAACTATGGGACAG ATTTTTGTGTACACTTCTTGTGCATATGTGAAGGGAAGCAAGCTTGGATTCACTGGATGATGTATACACACCAAGTGCACCTCGCTTTCATAATAGCAAGCAACCTCATATTGAG TTTGCTGGCTTGGTGGCGAGGGCGTCAACATGGCGACGGCGGCAGCCCGCGCTCGCATCCGTTGGTCAGCAGAGGAGAGCAGCAGGCGGCCACGGCGCCCCGCGCTCATGTCCGTGGGCCAGCAGAGGTGAAGCCGACGGTGGCGCCGGAGACTCTCGCTCGCATCCATGGGGCAGTGTAG
- the LOC123138517 gene encoding uncharacterized protein isoform X1 codes for MAAETAALLLPLHLRPRRRRLPLHQILGRGLDMRAGGFPYAYLLLPRDKTQNRSKRRGAPARTPCSDGLGVLRASPWPSTTCSRVDGRCPPHLATSRVTGLALTESSQSTMGQIFVYTSCAYVKGSKLGFTG; via the exons ATGGCTGCTGAGACGGCCGCCCTTCTCTTGCCTCTCCACCTCCGTCCGCGGAGGCGCAGACTTCCTCTCCACCAGATCCTCGGTCGTGGACTCGACATGAGAGCTGGAGGGTTCCCCTACGCCTACCTCCTCCTCCCGCGGGACAAGACGCAGAATCGGAGCAAGCGCCGAGGAGCGCCGGCTAGGACGCCGTGCTCCGATGGGTTGGGCGTGTTGCGAGCCTCACCGTGGCCAAGTACCACATGCTCCAGAGTGGATGGTCGATGCCCTCCCCACCTGGCCACCTCACGCGTGACTG GTTTAGCTCTGACAGAATCAAGTCAATCAACTATGGGACAG ATTTTTGTGTACACTTCTTGTGCATATGTGAAGGGAAGCAAGCTTGGATTCACTGGATGA